In Oceanobacillus sp. FSL K6-2867, one DNA window encodes the following:
- a CDS encoding DUF418 domain-containing protein has product MERKIRVSCFLAKRLTILAGLGLIHAFVIWHGDILLSYGLIGLLLLLFLKASNASLLAWGAALLGGSVGLLSLALYGTRSALGGSNQLAITQAITSYQSESLITIWEQNYNDWMNANGGIGFFFLIMVLLPLFLFGMYIARKRWLHEPEKHKSILRKLWLVSLIGFVGFKVGPYLVGNPLWLSYLQDNVGGTFSAIFYIVSITFIAQRKIGQRIIQPFAAVGRMALTNYLMQSMICFILFYGIGFGLYGSIRPLAGVGMVLVIFTGQIFLSNWWLRRFRFGPFEWLWRSLTYGKRQPLRKLEG; this is encoded by the coding sequence GTGGAACGCAAAATTCGTGTAAGCTGTTTTTTAGCGAAGCGGTTAACAATTTTAGCAGGGCTCGGATTAATCCATGCATTTGTTATTTGGCACGGAGATATTTTACTATCCTATGGTCTTATTGGACTGCTATTGCTATTGTTTCTAAAAGCTAGCAATGCATCCTTGCTTGCATGGGGAGCAGCTCTTTTAGGTGGAAGTGTTGGTTTATTATCATTAGCTTTATATGGAACGCGAAGTGCTTTAGGAGGGTCAAACCAACTCGCTATTACGCAAGCTATTACAAGTTATCAAAGCGAGAGCCTTATTACGATTTGGGAGCAAAATTATAATGACTGGATGAATGCCAATGGTGGAATAGGGTTCTTTTTTCTAATTATGGTATTACTCCCATTATTTTTATTCGGTATGTATATCGCGAGAAAGCGCTGGCTGCATGAACCAGAAAAGCATAAATCCATTTTGAGAAAGCTCTGGCTGGTTTCACTTATTGGTTTTGTAGGGTTCAAAGTTGGGCCGTATCTTGTTGGGAATCCACTTTGGCTATCCTACCTTCAGGATAATGTCGGCGGGACATTTTCGGCCATATTTTATATTGTATCGATTACATTTATAGCGCAACGAAAAATTGGTCAGAGAATCATCCAGCCTTTTGCGGCAGTTGGAAGAATGGCATTAACCAACTACCTCATGCAGTCAATGATTTGCTTTATTCTTTTTTATGGTATTGGTTTCGGTTTATACGGTTCGATACGTCCGCTAGCTGGAGTAGGAATGGTGCTTGTTATTTTTACTGGTCAAATCTTTCTTAGTAACTGGTGGTTAAGGCGATTTCGGTTTGGACCATTTGAGTGGCTATGGCGTAGTTTAACCTATGGAAAGCGACAGCCATTACGGAAGCTGGAGGGTTGA
- the addA gene encoding helicase-exonuclease AddAB subunit AddA — protein MVNWTKEQEEAIYTAGSDILVAAAAGSGKTAVLVERIIKKLLSTSNPVDIDSLLVVTFTNAAAQEMRNRVGIALEKALAENPTSMHLKKQLSLLQRASISTLHSFCLDVVRKYAYLIDMDPSFRIADDMEGDLIKQEVLEDLFEEWYGAEPGEQQAFFAVVDRFSNDRSDLEVENLILDLYTFATQNPWPEKWLDKLAESYHIPEDWREEDLAWLTIIKREVNNQFEAIRQEMELALSITRENDGPYHYADTIDTEIALLHEAMNLVDSWDELQQFMSSNSFGRLSGKKADCDEQKKEKVKQLRKSYKKRWDDMNSEWFRRNLSSHIEDMRELAPVIKQLTELVKQFKNRFTELKREKALVDFSDLEHYCLQLLASEASTADNIIPSNVATGFQNQFSEVLVDEYQDTNLVQETILTLISNRTEAGNMFMVGDVKQSIYRFRHAEPSLFIEKYKRFAREEEQAKRIDLASNFRSREQVLIGANYIFRQILNEELGEIDYDQDAELIYGNKMYEDMPFDKPFPELLLIDRETGEEHAEVSDEEEDFQDLEKAQLEARAYAEKIKTWIGSKEGTKPMQVVDKATQSQRDLQYRDIVILMRSMTWAPTIVDELKKQGIPVYAELSTGYFEAIEVKVMLSLLKAIDNPRQDIPLASVLKSPIVGLNEDELAAIRLAAKQDSFYEAVLTYSKQQTNETATKLNRFLEQLEQFRLASRQGALSELIWDIYRETGYYDFVGGMPGGRQRQANLRALYDRARGYETTSFRGLFRFLRFIERMEERGDDLGSARALSEQEDVVRIMTIHKSKGLEFPVVIVGAMDKLFNQRDLMQKYLLHKDLGLASKYIDPIKRITYPTLFYHAFKEEMRRELLAEEMRVLYVALTRAKEKLIMVGNVASVEKKLQKWQKIQNHPDWVLPAYFRAESKTYLDWVGPALIRHKESEKLREEEISNDVLDEIKADPSKWDISIIHASELTNLEERTIETDLNLKEKIIEWQPVNVGDRTLKEFVDERLSYRYPFSQAARSRAKQSVTELKRQQEMKDEYSDDRFVQAFRAPIIKRPNFMQQERQVTAAEKGTALHTVMQHLPIRKPLTKKEIEEAVEMLADKEILTRVEASVIDSEAIEQFFHCEIAERMMESPQVIREIPFSLTLPASQVYATWESETDEQVLIQGVIDCLIQSEDGWIILDYKTDAITADVTEEVKVQLIKRYETQMRLYRTALETIWKEPVKETYLYFFAKHLLLKV, from the coding sequence ATGGTTAATTGGACAAAGGAACAGGAAGAGGCGATTTATACTGCCGGTAGCGATATTCTCGTAGCCGCAGCAGCAGGCTCTGGAAAAACTGCAGTACTTGTTGAACGGATTATTAAAAAGCTGTTATCTACTAGCAATCCAGTTGATATCGACTCTTTGCTTGTCGTGACATTTACGAATGCTGCGGCACAGGAGATGCGTAATCGAGTCGGAATTGCACTTGAAAAAGCATTAGCAGAAAATCCGACATCTATGCATTTAAAGAAACAGCTTTCCTTATTGCAGCGTGCTTCCATTTCCACATTGCACTCCTTTTGTCTTGATGTCGTTCGAAAATATGCGTATTTGATTGATATGGATCCATCTTTTCGAATTGCCGATGATATGGAAGGGGACCTCATCAAGCAGGAAGTTTTGGAGGATTTATTTGAAGAATGGTACGGAGCCGAACCGGGGGAGCAACAAGCGTTTTTTGCGGTGGTGGATCGTTTTTCTAATGACCGAAGCGACCTTGAAGTGGAAAATCTAATACTGGATTTATACACATTTGCGACTCAGAATCCATGGCCAGAAAAATGGCTAGATAAGTTAGCTGAATCCTATCATATTCCGGAGGATTGGAGAGAGGAGGATTTAGCTTGGTTAACGATAATAAAACGGGAAGTGAACAACCAGTTTGAAGCAATCCGTCAAGAAATGGAGCTTGCTTTAAGCATAACCCGGGAAAATGATGGACCATACCATTATGCGGATACGATTGATACGGAAATTGCGTTGTTGCATGAAGCAATGAACTTGGTTGATTCATGGGATGAATTGCAGCAGTTCATGTCATCAAACTCTTTCGGCAGGCTTTCGGGAAAAAAAGCCGACTGTGATGAGCAAAAGAAGGAGAAAGTGAAACAGCTAAGAAAAAGCTACAAGAAACGCTGGGACGATATGAACAGCGAATGGTTCAGGCGGAATTTATCCAGTCATATCGAGGATATGCGTGAGCTTGCCCCGGTAATTAAACAGTTGACAGAGCTCGTGAAACAATTTAAAAATCGATTTACGGAACTGAAGCGTGAGAAAGCACTAGTGGATTTCTCCGATTTGGAGCATTATTGTTTGCAGTTGCTTGCCAGCGAAGCATCGACAGCAGATAACATCATTCCATCAAACGTAGCGACGGGGTTTCAAAATCAGTTCAGCGAGGTACTTGTTGATGAATACCAAGATACAAACCTCGTTCAGGAAACGATTTTAACATTGATTAGCAATCGTACCGAAGCCGGAAACATGTTTATGGTCGGCGATGTGAAACAAAGTATTTATCGGTTCCGTCATGCAGAGCCATCTCTTTTTATCGAAAAATATAAACGGTTTGCGCGAGAAGAAGAGCAGGCAAAGCGAATTGATTTGGCAAGTAATTTCCGCAGCAGAGAACAGGTTTTAATTGGCGCGAACTATATATTCAGACAGATTTTAAATGAAGAGCTTGGTGAAATTGATTATGATCAGGATGCTGAGCTGATCTATGGAAATAAAATGTATGAGGATATGCCGTTTGATAAACCTTTTCCTGAGCTGCTGTTAATTGATCGGGAAACAGGGGAAGAGCATGCTGAGGTATCAGATGAAGAAGAAGATTTTCAGGATTTAGAAAAGGCGCAGTTAGAGGCAAGAGCGTATGCAGAAAAAATTAAAACTTGGATTGGTTCAAAAGAGGGTACTAAGCCAATGCAAGTTGTTGATAAAGCGACACAATCACAACGGGATCTGCAATATCGTGACATCGTGATTTTAATGCGTTCCATGACTTGGGCACCAACAATTGTAGATGAGCTGAAAAAGCAAGGAATTCCAGTCTATGCAGAGCTTTCAACAGGTTATTTTGAAGCAATTGAAGTAAAGGTAATGCTTAGTCTGTTGAAGGCGATTGATAATCCAAGACAGGATATTCCACTCGCTTCGGTATTAAAATCGCCGATTGTTGGTTTAAATGAGGATGAGCTTGCTGCGATACGCCTAGCAGCAAAACAGGATTCATTTTATGAAGCTGTTCTCACCTATTCAAAACAGCAAACAAATGAAACGGCCACGAAATTAAACCGGTTTTTAGAACAGCTCGAACAATTTCGCTTAGCGTCCAGACAAGGTGCATTATCGGAATTGATTTGGGATATTTATCGGGAAACAGGCTACTATGATTTTGTTGGTGGGATGCCAGGCGGAAGACAGCGTCAGGCGAATCTAAGGGCACTTTATGATCGGGCAAGAGGCTATGAAACAACCTCCTTCCGAGGACTATTCCGTTTTCTCCGATTTATTGAAAGAATGGAAGAGCGTGGCGATGATTTAGGGTCAGCTCGGGCGCTCAGTGAGCAAGAAGATGTTGTACGTATCATGACGATTCATAAGAGTAAAGGACTGGAATTTCCGGTTGTTATTGTTGGGGCAATGGACAAGCTGTTTAATCAGCGGGATTTAATGCAAAAATACTTATTGCATAAAGATTTAGGGTTAGCGAGTAAGTATATTGATCCAATCAAGCGTATCACCTATCCAACACTATTTTATCATGCTTTTAAGGAGGAAATGCGAAGGGAGCTGCTTGCAGAGGAAATGCGAGTGCTTTACGTAGCTTTGACAAGAGCAAAGGAAAAATTAATAATGGTTGGAAATGTAGCATCTGTTGAGAAGAAGCTGCAAAAATGGCAAAAAATACAAAATCATCCAGACTGGGTACTTCCAGCATACTTCCGAGCGGAGTCGAAAACATACTTGGACTGGGTTGGGCCAGCTCTCATTCGTCACAAAGAATCAGAGAAGCTACGTGAAGAGGAAATCAGCAATGACGTATTAGATGAAATCAAAGCAGATCCATCAAAGTGGGATATTTCGATTATCCATGCCAGTGAATTGACAAATTTGGAAGAAAGAACAATCGAAACAGATTTGAATTTGAAAGAGAAGATTATCGAATGGCAGCCTGTAAATGTCGGGGATAGAACATTAAAAGAATTTGTTGATGAACGTTTATCCTATCGCTATCCATTTAGCCAAGCTGCAAGGTCACGGGCAAAGCAGTCTGTGACAGAATTGAAGCGTCAGCAGGAAATGAAGGACGAATATAGTGATGATCGCTTTGTACAAGCCTTCCGAGCGCCGATTATAAAGCGACCAAATTTCATGCAGCAGGAAAGACAAGTAACAGCTGCAGAAAAAGGGACAGCCTTGCATACGGTCATGCAGCATTTGCCAATACGTAAACCGCTGACGAAAAAAGAAATAGAGGAAGCGGTGGAAATGTTGGCTGATAAAGAAATATTGACGCGTGTAGAAGCTTCCGTTATCGACAGTGAAGCCATTGAGCAGTTTTTTCATTGTGAAATTGCCGAACGGATGATGGAAAGTCCACAGGTCATTCGTGAAATTCCATTTAGTTTAACGTTGCCTGCAAGCCAGGTTTATGCAACTTGGGAAAGTGAGACAGATGAGCAAGTATTGATACAGGGTGTAATTGATTGCTTAATTCAAAGTGAGGATGGCTGGATTATTTTAGATTATAAAACAGATGCGATTACAGCAGATGTTACAGAAGAGGTAAAGGTACAATTAATAAAACGTTATGAAACACAAATGCGGCTTTACCGAACAGCATTGGAAACAATCTGGAAGGAACCAGTGAAGGAAACATATCTGTATTTCTTTGCTAAGCATCTATTGCTCAAAGTATGA
- the addB gene encoding helicase-exonuclease AddAB subunit AddB translates to MGLRFIMGRSGTGKSGRTLDEIKEKLLANPQGSPIFYIVPDQMTFQQEFALFNDEDIKGSIRAQVVSFSRLAWRILQETGGGTRQFISSIGLQMMLRKIIEEKQGEWQVFQKAMEKQGFLNQLEQMITEFKRYQISPEILHMQMEHMNQFVHKAPGEVALLNKLDDLVYIYEKLTAALKDHYMDGEDQLQLLAEKIVESSILKDAEIYIDGFHSFTPNELIVVEALMKQCQSVTITLAVDNPNDTTSELDLFHQTSETYHTLKQIAYENYVMVDETIVMNPANGRFKDRPYFAHLEQNFDVRPSPEFHGEVPIQIAEAVHPRAEVEGTAQEILRLIREEKYRFQDIAIFIRQTDVYHSLIQTIFDDHDIPVFIDEKRTMLNHALIEFIRSMLDIVEGNWRYDAVFRVLKTGFIPVSNQKFPLTNDAIDELENYVLEYGIRSRERWFSDEEWKFQRFRGFENKVQTDMEKQTQERINTYRAQIVKALQPFDEQIRKAATVRELSEITYLLLEKLGVPERLEDMRTYYDEHGEIEKGREQEQVWAAVIQLFDEMVEMAGDEPMKLGTFRSALDAGFETLKFAHVPPSMDHVIVGTVDRSRLSGVQCAFLLGVNDGIWPMKPPTDSMINEEERAVLAENGMKLAESGKRQLLDDWFYMYLAFTVAQDKLMISYPLSDEEGKAKMPSQLIKRIEDLFPSCCNHLLLQDPDELADAERFITTSVKTRSALTAQLARSQKGYPIQPVWWEVYNWYVEHQPKYSTTYKILQSLYYENKPSNLAKDTVEELYPKQVKASVSRLETYYRCSYQHFAKYSLKLDERKTYKLDAPDIGQLFHEALKIITDWIQGEGKDFAQLTKKDADGYAGKAVFNLAPILQHQILHSSNRYKYIQQKLQEVIARATYILSEQARQSNFSPVGLELGFGDKEKLPPLKMQLPNGYELLLRGRIDRVDKALNEDNLYLRIIDYKSSAKGLNLMEVYYGIALQMLAYLDVVLTHSEQWLGREATPAGVLYFHVHNPMISSKQKINDDQISEEIFKKYKMQGLLLSDEEIVKMMDKSLESGSSQIVPAGIKKNGGFYGYSKIADQETFSSLQHHIHQLMRNAGIDMTSGGVDLNPYQHKEQIACTFCPFHSVCQFDPELRENNYRKLKEIKEQDILGK, encoded by the coding sequence ATGGGATTACGATTTATCATGGGAAGATCTGGTACGGGAAAAAGCGGGAGAACATTAGATGAAATCAAAGAGAAACTGTTAGCAAATCCTCAAGGTTCCCCAATATTTTATATTGTTCCAGACCAAATGACATTTCAACAGGAATTTGCATTGTTTAATGATGAAGATATAAAAGGAAGCATACGTGCACAAGTAGTCAGCTTTTCTCGTCTGGCATGGCGTATATTACAAGAAACGGGTGGCGGTACAAGACAATTTATTAGCTCTATTGGACTGCAAATGATGCTTCGCAAAATAATTGAGGAGAAACAGGGAGAGTGGCAGGTTTTCCAAAAAGCAATGGAAAAGCAAGGCTTCTTGAATCAATTGGAGCAGATGATTACGGAATTTAAGCGATATCAGATTAGCCCAGAGATTTTACACATGCAGATGGAGCATATGAATCAGTTTGTACATAAAGCACCCGGTGAGGTCGCTTTGTTGAATAAGCTTGATGATTTAGTATATATTTACGAAAAACTTACGGCTGCATTGAAGGATCATTACATGGATGGAGAAGATCAATTACAGCTATTAGCGGAGAAAATAGTAGAATCATCGATTTTAAAAGATGCAGAAATCTATATCGATGGATTTCATAGCTTTACACCAAATGAGCTTATTGTGGTTGAAGCGCTAATGAAGCAATGTCAATCGGTTACGATTACGCTTGCTGTTGATAATCCGAATGATACAACCTCTGAACTTGACTTGTTTCATCAAACATCGGAAACGTATCATACACTAAAGCAAATTGCGTACGAGAATTACGTGATGGTTGATGAAACAATTGTTATGAATCCGGCTAATGGCAGGTTCAAGGATAGACCGTATTTTGCACATTTAGAACAAAATTTTGATGTTAGGCCATCACCTGAATTCCACGGTGAAGTACCAATTCAAATAGCAGAAGCAGTTCATCCGCGTGCAGAAGTAGAAGGAACTGCGCAGGAAATATTGCGTCTTATTCGAGAGGAAAAGTATCGCTTTCAAGATATTGCTATTTTTATTCGACAAACAGATGTCTATCATAGTCTAATTCAAACAATTTTCGATGACCACGATATTCCAGTATTTATCGATGAAAAAAGAACAATGCTGAACCATGCATTGATAGAATTTATTCGGTCCATGCTTGATATTGTAGAAGGAAACTGGCGATATGATGCTGTTTTCCGTGTTTTAAAAACAGGGTTTATTCCGGTATCAAATCAGAAGTTCCCCTTAACAAATGATGCAATCGATGAGTTAGAAAATTATGTATTAGAATATGGAATTCGCTCGAGAGAACGCTGGTTTAGTGATGAGGAATGGAAATTTCAGCGGTTCCGCGGCTTTGAAAATAAGGTGCAAACCGATATGGAAAAGCAAACACAGGAGAGAATTAATACTTATCGGGCCCAGATTGTAAAGGCGTTACAGCCGTTTGATGAACAGATAAGAAAAGCAGCTACAGTAAGAGAACTTTCTGAAATAACCTATTTATTACTCGAAAAACTCGGTGTTCCGGAGCGCTTAGAAGACATGCGAACTTATTATGATGAGCATGGCGAAATTGAAAAAGGAAGAGAGCAGGAGCAGGTCTGGGCAGCGGTGATTCAGCTATTCGATGAAATGGTGGAAATGGCTGGTGATGAACCGATGAAATTGGGTACTTTTCGCTCAGCACTTGATGCTGGCTTTGAAACGCTAAAATTTGCCCATGTTCCACCAAGTATGGATCATGTAATTGTTGGAACAGTTGATCGTTCACGGCTAAGCGGGGTGCAATGTGCATTTCTCCTCGGTGTGAACGACGGAATTTGGCCAATGAAACCGCCAACTGATAGCATGATTAATGAAGAAGAAAGAGCGGTTTTAGCGGAAAACGGTATGAAGCTAGCTGAAAGCGGAAAACGTCAATTATTAGATGATTGGTTTTATATGTATCTTGCATTTACAGTAGCACAGGACAAGCTGATGATCAGCTATCCATTGAGTGATGAGGAAGGAAAGGCAAAAATGCCGTCCCAGCTTATTAAACGTATTGAAGATTTATTCCCGTCTTGCTGTAATCATTTATTACTGCAGGACCCGGATGAATTGGCAGATGCGGAACGATTTATCACGACTTCGGTAAAAACGAGGTCGGCACTGACCGCGCAATTGGCAAGAAGCCAAAAAGGCTATCCAATACAGCCTGTCTGGTGGGAAGTGTATAATTGGTATGTGGAACACCAGCCAAAATATAGTACAACCTATAAGATATTACAGAGCCTATATTATGAAAATAAACCTAGCAATCTAGCGAAGGATACAGTGGAAGAGCTTTATCCGAAACAAGTGAAGGCAAGTGTAAGCAGACTGGAGACATATTACAGATGCTCGTATCAGCATTTTGCGAAATATAGCTTGAAGCTAGATGAACGAAAGACGTATAAATTAGATGCGCCAGATATTGGTCAGCTTTTCCATGAAGCGTTAAAAATCATTACCGATTGGATTCAAGGTGAAGGAAAAGACTTTGCACAGCTAACGAAAAAAGATGCAGATGGCTATGCCGGAAAGGCTGTATTTAATCTTGCTCCTATTTTACAGCATCAAATTCTTCACAGCTCGAATCGATATAAATATATTCAGCAAAAGCTGCAGGAGGTTATCGCGAGAGCCACCTACATTCTAAGTGAACAAGCAAGACAGAGTAATTTCTCACCAGTTGGATTAGAGCTTGGCTTTGGTGACAAGGAAAAGCTTCCACCATTAAAAATGCAATTGCCGAATGGATATGAGCTTTTGCTTCGCGGAAGAATTGACCGTGTCGATAAGGCTTTGAATGAAGATAATCTATATTTGAGGATTATTGATTATAAATCAAGTGCGAAAGGCTTAAATCTAATGGAGGTTTATTATGGTATTGCATTACAAATGCTTGCTTATTTAGATGTCGTCTTAACGCATTCGGAGCAATGGCTTGGCAGGGAGGCAACCCCGGCAGGAGTGCTCTATTTCCATGTTCATAATCCAATGATTTCAAGCAAACAAAAAATAAATGATGATCAAATTAGCGAAGAGATCTTTAAGAAGTATAAAATGCAAGGCTTGCTGCTGTCCGATGAGGAAATTGTCAAAATGATGGACAAGTCGCTGGAGTCCGGATCCAGTCAAATTGTACCTGCTGGCATCAAGAAGAATGGCGGGTTTTATGGTTACTCCAAAATTGCGGATCAAGAAACGTTTTCCAGCTTACAACATCATATTCATCAATTAATGCGAAACGCAGGGATTGATATGACATCTGGTGGCGTGGATTTAAATCCATACCAGCATAAAGAGCAGATTGCATGTACATTTTGTCCGTTTCATTCGGTTTGTCAATTTGATCCAGAATTACGAGAGAATAATTACCGGAAGCTTAAAGAAATAAAAGAACAGGATATTCTGGGCAAATAA
- the lepB gene encoding signal peptidase I, whose translation MKKINYRRLVPLAILLVLFAVILRSSIFASYVVDGESMQPTLYDGNLLIVNKIIYNIRDVGRFDVIVFHANKEDDYVKRVIGLPGDEIEYKDDKLYINGEYVPEKFLRMDGYVQASDSHPYTKNFTLTEITGEKVVPEGQLFVMGDNRGDSYDSRAFGFISMDQLVGKVDIKYWPLSQTKLSFGK comes from the coding sequence ATGAAAAAAATTAATTATCGCAGACTCGTTCCTTTGGCAATACTTCTCGTTTTATTTGCGGTAATTCTCAGATCAAGCATCTTTGCAAGCTATGTAGTTGACGGTGAATCGATGCAGCCAACATTATATGATGGCAATTTATTAATTGTAAATAAAATTATATATAATATAAGAGATGTGGGTCGCTTTGATGTAATTGTATTTCATGCGAACAAAGAAGACGATTATGTGAAACGAGTCATCGGCTTGCCAGGTGATGAAATTGAGTATAAGGATGATAAGCTGTATATCAATGGCGAATACGTTCCAGAAAAGTTTTTGCGGATGGATGGTTATGTACAGGCGAGTGACAGCCATCCATATACAAAAAATTTTACACTTACTGAAATAACGGGAGAAAAAGTTGTTCCCGAAGGTCAGTTGTTTGTTATGGGGGACAATCGCGGTGATAGTTACGACAGCCGGGCATTTGGATTTATATCGATGGATCAGCTTGTGGGCAAGGTAGATATTAAATATTGGCCACTCTCCCAGACCAAGCTTAGTTTTGGCAAATAG
- a CDS encoding TVP38/TMEM64 family protein has protein sequence MYLSNINFSNWKEVLETEGLEDFIQQLLQQYEGLGPLPGIILPFTEAFLPFLPLIVFVLGNAAAYGLLEGFLLSWAGASSGAIVVFIVIRRLGNTKLFLRIRKNNQVKRITAWVERHGFGPLFLLLCFPFSPSAIINVVAGLSKVSTHQFILAVFLGKAVMIFSISYVGSSIMEFAKNPVRTIVVGIGIFLFWILGKYLEQKLQNKVVEKAYPDRKKD, from the coding sequence ATGTACTTGTCAAACATCAATTTTTCTAATTGGAAAGAAGTTCTTGAAACAGAAGGGCTGGAAGATTTTATACAACAACTATTACAACAATATGAAGGCTTAGGTCCTCTGCCGGGAATAATACTCCCATTTACAGAAGCTTTTTTGCCTTTTTTGCCGTTAATTGTATTTGTATTGGGTAATGCGGCGGCATATGGTTTACTGGAAGGATTTTTATTGTCTTGGGCTGGTGCCAGTAGTGGAGCAATCGTTGTATTTATTGTTATCAGAAGGCTAGGAAACACAAAGCTGTTTCTAAGGATACGTAAAAATAATCAAGTAAAGAGGATTACGGCGTGGGTGGAAAGGCATGGTTTTGGTCCGCTATTTCTTCTGCTTTGTTTTCCGTTTTCGCCATCGGCAATTATTAATGTTGTTGCAGGTCTATCAAAAGTTAGTACACATCAATTTATTCTTGCTGTTTTTCTAGGAAAAGCGGTTATGATTTTTTCGATATCCTATGTTGGTTCCAGTATTATGGAATTCGCAAAGAACCCAGTTCGAACGATTGTCGTTGGTATTGGTATATTTCTCTTTTGGATACTAGGAAAATACCTGGAACAGAAATTGCAAAATAAAGTTGTGGAAAAGGCTTATCCAGATAGGAAGAAAGATTAA
- a CDS encoding competence protein ComK, with translation MENYYFASHEITPVTMAVLSLRDVNGDAVTRVIEEDGEYVVDHSPTKIIDNACRFFGSSLKGRQDGTKDISGITHKAPISIDPSSGMYFFPTTSPSNRKCSWIAHSFIDKIKKAAEKHTEIQFTNGRKVVIDASYGSMMNQLQRTAQFRYLLDHRVRLFQQYQPGSVADPSQ, from the coding sequence ATGGAAAATTATTATTTTGCCTCTCATGAAATAACCCCTGTTACAATGGCAGTCTTATCTTTACGTGATGTAAACGGTGATGCAGTTACACGTGTAATTGAAGAGGATGGAGAATATGTGGTCGATCACTCCCCGACAAAGATCATTGACAATGCATGCCGCTTTTTTGGCAGCAGTCTAAAAGGCAGGCAGGATGGGACTAAAGATATAAGCGGTATCACACATAAAGCACCAATCTCCATTGACCCTTCAAGTGGAATGTACTTTTTTCCAACTACTTCACCGAGCAATCGAAAATGTTCATGGATTGCACATTCATTTATCGATAAGATAAAAAAGGCTGCTGAAAAGCATACGGAAATTCAATTTACAAATGGCAGAAAAGTAGTCATTGATGCATCGTATGGATCGATGATGAATCAATTGCAGCGTACTGCTCAATTCCGGTACTTATTGGATCATCGAGTCAGACTTTTCCAGCAGTATCAGCCTGGTTCTGTGGCAGATCCATCACAATGA
- a CDS encoding lipoate--protein ligase, with protein MKFINNNGITDPMVNLAIEEYVLENFGEKDTYLLFYVNKPSIIIGRNQNTIEEINTDYVDDKGIKVVRRLSGGGAVYHDEQNLNFSFITKDDGNSFQNFAKFTKPMVDALNKLGVPAEMQGRNDLAVEGRKISGNAMFSTKGRMFSHGTLMLDSELEELTKALKVKKIKIESKGIKSIRSRVANIAEYLDEPITMNQFKEIILKNVFDVEDTNDVPQYILTEEDWEKIYEISKKRYQQWEWNFGKSPAFNVQETYKFDAGLVDVRLDVKKGIIENCKIYGDFFGVGNVKELEDKLKGVRHERRAIEAALEDFDVSHYLGRISKEDFINLLY; from the coding sequence ATGAAATTTATTAATAATAATGGGATTACAGATCCAATGGTAAACTTGGCTATTGAAGAATATGTTCTGGAAAACTTTGGGGAGAAGGATACATACCTATTATTTTATGTGAATAAACCGTCTATTATCATTGGGCGAAATCAAAATACAATAGAAGAAATAAATACAGATTATGTGGATGATAAAGGAATTAAAGTGGTACGCCGTCTTTCAGGTGGCGGAGCAGTTTACCATGATGAACAAAATCTTAATTTCAGCTTTATAACAAAGGATGACGGAAACAGCTTTCAAAACTTTGCTAAATTTACAAAGCCGATGGTTGATGCATTGAATAAATTAGGTGTTCCAGCAGAAATGCAGGGGCGAAACGATTTAGCTGTAGAGGGACGTAAAATTTCCGGAAATGCAATGTTCTCGACAAAGGGCCGTATGTTCAGCCATGGAACTTTAATGCTGGATTCTGAGCTTGAGGAACTTACAAAAGCATTGAAGGTTAAAAAGATAAAAATTGAATCAAAAGGAATTAAATCTATTCGTAGTCGAGTTGCTAATATTGCCGAGTATCTGGACGAGCCAATTACGATGAATCAATTTAAAGAAATCATCCTGAAAAATGTTTTTGATGTAGAGGATACAAACGATGTTCCACAGTATATATTGACAGAAGAAGATTGGGAGAAGATCTACGAAATCTCAAAAAAACGTTATCAGCAATGGGAGTGGAATTTCGGGAAATCTCCGGCATTTAATGTGCAGGAAACGTATAAATTTGATGCAGGCCTTGTAGATGTCCGTTTGGATGTTAAAAAAGGAATCATTGAAAACTGCAAAATTTATGGTGACTTTTTTGGGGTGGGAAATGTGAAAGAGCTTGAAGATAAGCTAAAGGGTGTTCGCCATGAACGAAGAGCGATTGAAGCTGCATTAGAAGATTTTGATGTATCTCACTATCTCGGCAGAATTTCCAAAGAGGACTTTATTAATTTGCTCTATTAA